A stretch of the Papaver somniferum cultivar HN1 chromosome 6, ASM357369v1, whole genome shotgun sequence genome encodes the following:
- the LOC113287961 gene encoding probable membrane metalloprotease ARASP2, chloroplastic, with protein MIINLSATPPTSSSTSVISSSSLIKLLNSRSPKTHLSKSSLSFSTSFLRTSNNNQFFHQKRKNPHRKSDSFQSYAIPGLEFGALESAKSVLEASGVLAAIIIVHESGHFLAATLQGIHVSKFAVGFGPVLAKFNAANVEYSIRAFPLGGFVGFPDNDPNSDIPVDDKNLLKNRPIFDRVVVISAGVIANIIFAYTIIFVQVLSVGLPVQEAFPGVLVPDVRPLSAAARDGLLAGDVIHTVNGFELPKTGSTSVSRLVEVIKNNPGKNVSLRVARGDQEVEIGITPDESVDGTGRIGVQLSPNVKISKVKPKNIAEAFNFSSHEFMGLSANVVDGLKQTFFNFSQTASKVSGPIAIIAVGAEVARSNSDGLFQFAAILNINLAVLNILPLPALDGGSLALLLIEAARGGKKIPQEVEQGIQGSGIMLVLLLGLVLIVRDTLNLDFIKELFL; from the coding sequence ATGATAATCAACTTATCTGCTACGCCTCCAACTTCCTCATCAACTTCTGtgatctcttcatcttctctaatcaAACTACTAAATTCAAGATCACCCAAAACCCACTTATCCaaatcttctctttctttctctacCTCATTTCTCCGTACCAGTAACAACAATCAGTTTTTCCACCAAAAGAGAAAAAACCCACATCGAAAAAGTGATTCTTTTCAATCCTATGCAATTCCTGGATTGGAGTTTGGCGCTTTAGAGAGTGCCAAATCGGTTTTAGAAGCATCGGGAGTACTTGCAGCTATTATAATTGTTCATGAAAGTGGTCATTTTCTTGCCGCTACACTTCAAGGAATTCATGTAAGTAAATTTGCAGTTGGTTTTGGTCCAGTTTTAGCTAAATTCAATGCAGCTAATGTAGAATACTCAATTAGAGCTTTTCCTCTTGGTGGGTTTGTTGGGTTTCCTGATAATGATCCAAACAGTGATATTCCTGTTGATGATAAGAATTTACTTAAGAATAGACCCATTTTTGATAGGGTAGTTGTAATTTCAGCGGGCGTCATTGCAAATATAATCTTTGCATATACAATTATCTTTGTGCAAGTTTTATCTGTTGGATTACCAGTTCAAGAGGCGTTTCCTGGAGTACTTGTACCCGATGTGCGACCATTGTCTGCAGCTGCCCGGGATGGGTTGCTTGCTGGTGATGTGATTCATACGGTTAATGGGTTTGAATTGCCGAAAACTGGGTCTACTTCTGTTTCGCGTCTTGTTGAGGTAATTAAGAACAATCCAGGAAAGAATGTGTCTCTTCGGGTTGCTAGAGGAGACCAGGAAGTTGAAATTGGTATTACTCCAGATGAGAGTGTTGATGGAACAGGAAGAATTGGTGTTCAGTTATCCCCAAACGTTAAGATTTCAAAGGTTAAACCAAAAAATATTGCAGAGGCTTTTAATTTTTCTAGTCACGAATTTATGGGTCTCTCGGCGAATGTTGTGGATGGCTTGAAACagactttttttaatttttctcagACGGCAAGTAAGGTTTCAGGTCCCATTGCTATTATTGCAGTTGGAGCTGAGGTTGCGAGATCGAATTCCGATGGGCTTTTTCAGTTTGCGGCTATTCTTAATATTAACTTAGCCGTGTTAAATATACTCCCTTTGCCAGCTCTAGATGGGGGTTCTTTGGCTTTACTACTCATAGAAGCAGCTAGAGGTGGAAAAAAGATCCCTCAAGAAGTAGAACAAGGCATTCAGGGTTCAGGAATTATGCTAGttcttcttcttggccttgtacTGATTGTTAGAGACACACTTAACCTTGATTTCATTAAAGAATTGTTCTTATGA